Sequence from the Panicum virgatum strain AP13 chromosome 5N, P.virgatum_v5, whole genome shotgun sequence genome:
GGGAGCCCTGGCGCGACGTGCTGCAAGGGCACCTGCGTCGACACCGAGCACAGCTTCGAGCACTGCGGAAGCTGCAACAAGACGTGCAGGTACACGCAGACCTGCTGCGAGGGCAAATGCGTCAACACCTTCACCGACAAGAAGAACTGCGGCCGCTGCGGCGTCAGGTGCAGAACCAGGTGCACCAACGGCTACTGCGACTACGCGGCGTGACCAGACGCGCGCGCATTTCTTAATTATGCGATATGATTTCgatatcttttcaaaaaaaatatgatttCGATGGAGAAATAAAAATGGCATGCAGTACGAATACGTATATACTACATACGTCTAAGTTTCtactattgttgttgttgttcaaaaaaaaaatcttcattGTTGCTGAGCTCCTGCTGCTAGCTACGGTATTTAATTCATACCACCACACCAATACATATATACTACACAGGAAAAGGTAAGGCCGGGTCGGGACAAGATTATATTATTAGTATCCAAACAATCAACTGCTGCTTGCATTGTTATTACCTGCTGCTGTTCGTCCCAtgattattatatatatatatatttatttatttattactttctttttctctcctttattatttTCCATTTTCATTCGACCGCTGAAGAATGATCGATCGACCAACTGTTTAAAAGTTTAATGGCACATCCGACGTTGCTTAATTGTcaccattatatatatatatattcttcaTATATGACGTTTCTTCTTATATAAATTAATGGTCAGTCGTCGGTGCATGCGTAGGACGACGGACGCTTAGAAACTCAAAAGCTAGCTAAGTTAACGTAGTAGATTCCTACGAGCTAGCAAGGTCAGCTTAGACAATTTATTTGCATGTGGGCATACATTCCTGCATTAGTACATGCCTATATATTCCAGTCAACGGGTCATCTATTGTTTGATTATGTCATATATAATATAATTAATTAATGTTCGACGCGCGTATATGCAAGGCATCTGCTAGTGTAATGGTGAAACAATTGAGTGAAGATCATATATCTAGCGTTTTATTTCTTTGGTCACCGCATCATCAGTGTCCAGGGCGTATGTCAGGCCGGGACAACTCGTCCCATCAGAAAGGGAAACAAGAAACTTTCGTTAAATAACCTAGTGTTAATGAATAAGTGAATATACACACGTCAAATCATTACGTGTGAATAATGTAAAAACAAAAAGGCTGGTGGAAAGACGTATATAATTTAGAGGTCGTTTAGGACATGATTGTGTATACCAAGAAGTGATTAATTTGGATAGAGTTTTTCCTGTTTACACTTATTAAATAGAGTTGCCGGTGTATATAATCATAGACACTAAAGTAATGCGGCTTCATTGACATGGGCGGACCTATGGGATGATCCAGGTATGCCATGGCATACCCTAAGATCCGCCCCACCCTGAAATCGGACTGCGCGGCTGTCGCTCGGCCTCGGCTTGCTCGGACACGGAGCACGTCGTTGTCTTCTCACCCGAACGCCACCTTCACCCTCGAATCCCTCTCCTCGGCTCTTGCATCTCGCCCAGGCAACAGGCAGGCGCCGGCCAGCTGCGcgtcccccctccccccgccgcGGTAGGGCGCCGGCGACCCCGTCCGGACGCTTTGCCGCGCAGCGCCGTTCCCTTCCCCAGCGCCCCATCTCCGCTCATTCGACGGCCAGGCGCGGCCTCTCCCGGCCAAACGGCGACCGGGCGAGCATCGCCAGCGCTCCTCCCCTTCACGGGCGGCCTTCCCCGCCGATGCCtcctcttcttttattttttcggCGCACCTTCTCGATGCGACGATGGGCAGCGGGCGTCAAGCGACGACAGCGTTTCCGCGATGCGATCCTAGATGTGCAGCCACGGACGGATGGCTCTCGCCGGCGGCTAAAGCCAACACGAATTTAGCAACTATTGAACTTCTCATAATTCTATATTAAGGAGCTAGTAGTAATCGATTTGATAGTTGTCTGTTGGGGGTTAAATTGTGTGGATTACGAATGGCAATCACTGTATTAATTAGGAAGTTTGATTGTGCACTGCATATTCAAAACATAAACGCACGCTGATAGGCGAGGGGATTTATTCCGTATCGTGACTTGATATTTTCTTCTTATTTACGCAAGTCTTGAAAGTCTAGATGTTTGCATACATCTTGATTCTTGCATGATCCGATTCATGCGTATTGGTGGGTAGTGCTGCATTTGGTggcaaagagaaaaaaagatacTAAAAGGGAAATTAttattgtgtattgtttttttaGATTGTACCGAATACCAAATTGTatgttgaaattttgatttagcATACCATAAGTTTCAATTCTAGGTCCGCCACAGTTCATTGGTTCTTGTAGCGACTACTACTTCCCCTGGACGACGTCCATGCAGGGCAGCCGCGTCCAAAACACTACTGCTTCCCCTGAACGACTTCCTTTCCTCAACTTAGCGTGGGCGCTAGAACGACCGCTAAATCATATATGGAGTACTCTCTCCGTGTTTTTCAACAATGTGTGTACTTCATTTCCTTTATTTGGGTAAATCTacactataaaagttgaaacattCTAATACATTTCTCACTAAAATTAACCCACCTAACCTCCTTACAAAACCCCTCTTGAAGGTCCACATGTAAGGCCAGTTGGTTGACAGCCTCTTGGTGGACGAAAAAACTGATGGAAGGAAAATGATTTTGCCCAAAGTGCAATTTTTTTGATACCGCGCCTTTGTTTAGCAGCCCATGTGTACCCACATGCGAAATTTGCTTCCTTCCGTGTCTGTTTTGGATGGAAATCATCGACTTTCAATCTTGCTATATTTCTCGCTGATCCATCTTTCCATGTTTCTCGCTGATTTTCATGTTTCAATCCTCGGCCATGTGGTTTTCATCCTGGGTGTATCcaatcttccatgtttctcgcTGATCAATATTTTCATGTTTCTCTCTGATTTCCATGTTTCAATAAAATGAATGATGCTTTCCTAATGATCATAAATCAGTATATATCGAATCAAATTATGTAGCTTTCAATTATAGATATTTCCATTATGGATACTATTATAGATGGAAACCAACCGTGTATTCTctaataaaagaaaataaatattgtatGGTTATATATTGCATGGAtgtgaaataaaaaatgcatgtCTCGCGGGACAAACTATTAGTTTTGCCTTTTGTTGCATCCGAATCTAATTTGTTCCTAAATTGCCGCTCCTGTTATTTGGTAATCAGTATCATAACCTTCCTATTAACCATGCACCAGATCCACTGAGGCCATCTCCCTCATCCCATTTGCTTCCTATCGAACCGGCAAGAGGGAACACACAAGAGGAAGGAGGAAAGGAGGACGAGAGCCAGTAGAGAAGGAGAAAGAGGAGTGCGAGCCGGGGAAGAGCAAGCCGATGATGCTTATGATGGTCGAAATAAGGATAAGTCTATTCCAAATGTCAAGAGGACTGTATAGTGGAAAGGGTGAAGAATTATGTGGCTCATGACATGGTAatcattagttattttttatttgtacttgcttattgtttatcttgtgtcatttcatatatatatatatacacacacacacacacagtttTGGTCACAATGGGTTTTTATTCCTATAAATATGGAAACATATCATTGGTACCTTGATGTCATCAATGCCGACAAACGTCAAATACAAGTTCTCGACTCGATGGGATTAATGTGTCGTTAAGATCTAACTTTTGCTGTGAGTAGTAATTTATGGTGCAGCTTAATAGTTAGGacatcacattcatagtgatagttgTTCCTTCACATGTGCGTGAACACGTGCATATAACAACTTTTACTACCTTCCTCAGATACAAAAAGTTGGACAACCATTTGATCGTGCTACGGAGGAAGTAGATcctatatggaaccaaaacatTTATGATTGGCATCCcatattcctttttttttattccTAAAACATCTGTCAGGTAATACTTATATTTTACATCTATAGATTGAAATATTTTGACTTGATAACTTTAAAAATTcattgaaaattttatgatgTGTAGGAACTTGACGGGTATATAGTCTACGAACTTATGAGAATGTGGGATGGTCAGCCATTCCAGCAAAGACTCCGTATGGTTAGTAATACAGTCCATTAGATGTTCTCTGTTATCATTCAACTTCTCCTTTACTAATAATGTTTTCAATTGCTCTACAAGATTCAATTGTTCTTATAAACTGGTTCCTAGTTGAAGTTTTAAAATGTTATTTTAATGAGAGCGCAGATAACATTCCAGAAGATATAAGAGCTGTTATCTACTCTATAAGAAACATGGATGTCGAGAagtatttttaagtttcattaTTACAAAATAACATAGTGCCTCAATTCACAATTACTCTGTATTGGTATTACTACATATTATTTTGTATTCTATAATATAATAACTGCTACACAATGATATTTTAGATATAATTATTCCTTAAATATcagatatttttaaatataataaTTCTTTAAACATGTGCCTGTGGTACGTGCACCTCAACGAGTATGACCtaataaacaaaaaatattCGACTAATATTTCATTAATACAATAATAATAATCACTGCCACAAAAAGTGGCACTAGTACCGGGCGCAAGGCGCCGTTAGTACAGGCTCCCGCAGTCGGTACCggctggccggtactaaatggaggtctatttagtaccggtcgcagCACCCGGTACTAAGTGCATCATCACATAGAAAAATATGTCCGGATAAATGTGCCTTAGTCGGGATTCGAACTTGTGACATGTGGCCTCGCGCGTAAGCTCCTCTACCATCCCACCAATACAACACATGTGAGTAGATAGAAGATGCAATTCTTTCGAACTAACCCGAGCGGTCCATTTAGTACCAGACCATAACCAACACCAAGTACTAAATGCCACCGTTTAGTATCCGGTGGTGTTAAAagtcggtactaaatggctagGGGCCCCTAGCAGACATTTAGTACTGGAccgtaacaccaaccggtaatAAATGGTGGCATTTAGTACCACATTTTAGCAATGAATCATCGATCAGCGTAAAGTTATGCCGACCCTAACTATTTTTTTGAAGTGAAACTGTGGGGTGATCCCCACGACACTTCATTTTCCATTAAAAAATAGAAGAAGGTTAGGCGAGATACTtacattggggggggggggaggagagaggggggaATTGATGGCATACTGATAGAGGTGTGGGTATGCTTGTGCAAGGACTACCGGACTCCATAAATCCTCCCAAAAAAGCAATGTGGAACCATTTCCcaaggtgcatttggcaataccCCTGTAAAGAATATTTAGCCTGAGAATATCCTTCCACCTAGAGGATCAAACTTCTCTTGCAGCATGAGGTACCTTTGTTGATAATAGGTGTGCCACATCAGCTTCACCCATGGGTTGTCATGCTTTGTGTAAAATTTGTGCAGTTGCTTAAGAAGAAGTGCATCATTCTGAACTCTGAGGTTCATGACACCCAATCCTGATAGAGATAACAGAGAAGATGTGGCATTCAACCTTCTTTCATTCTTAATCATGAGAGGGGACATATCCTCTATTTTTGGCTTAGTTGTTCCCATAGGAAGACCCAAATATGTGAAAGGCATTGTTCCCAAGGTACAGCCAAAAGTGGCAGCAAGATGTTGAGATCTATTTGCATCAACATTAATGGGAACCATCACAGACTTACTATAGTTTAAatgtgtgacaccccggcctaaggcttaataggattaataggatactcataccaacaagttgcaactttttttccggaagccggtctccaaagaactccgaggttaagcgtgcttggcccggagaaatttggggatgggtgaccgaccgggaagttcttcccgggtgcgcactagtgaggacaaagtgtgcagaaaagactggtgttggtctgtgaggacagtctatgtcctagaaagcagccagatatAAGCGGGCCcgacctcggggaggcgggacgttacataatacatgtgacaccccggcccagggcttaataggatactcataccaacaagttgcaatttcttttccggaagccggtctccaaagaactccgaggttaagcgtgcttggcccggagaaatttggggatgggtgaccgaccgggaagttcttcccgggtgcgcacgagtgaggacaaagtgtgcagaaaagactggtgttggtctgtgaggacagtctatgtcctagaaagcagccagatatAAGCGGGCCCGACCTCGGGGAGGTGGGACGTTACAACATGAAGCCCTGTGGACTGTGCAAAAGTATTAAGAAGGGCTTTGAGGCATAGTAACTGTGTAGCATGAGCTTGCATCAGAAGCAGTGCGTCATCAGCATATTGTACTACTGGGAAATTCATCCCATGTATTGGCAAAGGTGCTTTCAAAAGGCCCATTCTAAAAGCTCTGTTTATACTATGTTTGCAGCAAATCAGTAGCCAGTACAAACAATAATGAAGAGAGAGGATCACCCTGTCTCACACCTCTTTTTCATTGAAATTGTTTATCAGGCACACCATTAAACAGTATTGAGGAGGATGCTGTTGTAAATAGCATGCTGATCCAACGAAGCCATCTATGTGGGAAGCCCAAACTCTCCATCATTAGGAGGATAGTGGAATGCTCCACTGTGTCAAAGGCTTTTGCAAAATCTAGCTTGAGaactaattttttttggattgaTGGCACTGATGGATATATTGAAAAGACCATCCTAAACAATCCTGAATAGTTCTGTTTCTCAGAAACCCATATTGATTGACATGTATCATTTCTAGAATAATGAGCTATAATCTATTAGCTAGGAGCTTTGTGAGAATTTTTATTATGCTGTTCAACAAAGAAATGGGCCTGAAATGATTGACGTGCTATGGACTGCTGATTTTAGGTACCAGTGTGACAAAGGAATTATTGATAGGACTCAAATCCACCACACAATCATAGAAATCCTGACAGAGCTTATAAACATCATGCTTGATTGTATTCAAGCATTTTTTTCATGAACATACCATTAAAACCATCTGGCCCTGGGGATTTATCACTGGGCATTTGTTTTATCACTGCATCAATTTCCTCATGTGTAAAAGGTAGTACCAATGATGATAGATCCCCATGTCGAGTGATTAAGTCTAATAGGTTGAAATGCATAATTGTGGAGGATGTCACACCCATCCTATTTCTGAATATAGTCCAAATCAATGCTGCCTTACTCTCATGGTCAGAAACAAAGTTGCCACTGTTATCCAATAGTTGAGAGATGGAGTTTCTTCTATAATTGTGAGTTGCCATAGCATGGAAATATTTGGTACATTCATCTCTGAACTTTATTCTGTTTTTAGTGTGTCTTTTATTCCAATAAATATTTCTATATCTCAATAATTGTAGGAGCTTTGCCTTGACTATTTTCCTCAGATTCCATTCTGGTAGGAATATTGCTCTGCATTCTTCCAAGGAGTCCAGAAAGAAGGTCACTTTGTTACAGGTATCTATCAGCTTAACCAGTTGTGATATTGTCTTGCTCCATTTCTTGAGGGCCTGTCTCAACTGTTTAAATTTAGCAGAGATGTTTGCTGCAGAGTTTGCTTTGAAGACTCTAGGGGAGGACTAACTATTCTGAACTATTTCATGGAACCCTGGGTGATCAGGCCAAAAGTTCTCAAATCTGAAGATTCTGGATTTGGGTATATCGTACCAATCATTATTTTATAGGGAATATGATCAGAGATGGGCTTTGACATTGGGAGGACTTTAGTATTTGGGTAAGTTGTTGTCCAATTTACAGAGGTGAAAAACCAGTCAAGCTGTTCCATGAGTGGATTCTGCTGCATAATGCTCCAAGTATAAGATCTTTCTTTCAAAGGTAACTCTATCAAGCCAGCCTCCCCAATAGCATCATTAAAAAAAAAGGTGTTAGAAATATTACCCCTAGGTCTGTTTCTATTTTCAGTTGATCTATAGAAATTGAAATCCCCTAAAATCATCCAATTATCAGTGTCTTGGATCTGCATGTTCTTAAGCCAATCAATAAATAGGCCTCTAGAAGGTTCAATACAAGGCCCATAGACTGTTGAAAGTTTCCATGTCTCCAAACTATGAGCAGAGGTGAAAGCGAGGGTGATTGCAAATTGATGCTTCTCGAGAACTAAGCCATCAAA
This genomic interval carries:
- the LOC120676825 gene encoding stigma-specific STIG1-like protein 3; this encodes MRKATIILMALAALALALATAAPLQAAAVAAPAPAPPLRRSRFLANAANFPPQASFYDCSKKPPSICLEDGSPGATCCKGTCVDTEHSFEHCGSCNKTCRYTQTCCEGKCVNTFTDKKNCGRCGVRCRTRCTNGYCDYAA